A section of the Micromonas commoda chromosome 14, complete sequence genome encodes:
- a CDS encoding hypothetical protein (putative protein): protein MTATQTVAVPSAPGMKAREPSFTLDSDDDDGDTVERESLDDDDDDDGTKGATVDQFELDRGMPGLRVATRREDPPASVESKPFWEHDFASEYDFAKAQYAKAAEEAVSPKALTAGHTHASIGKSGLRVDPKEAERWRRAARERAQVVTEVAAAASKRVADFWGSIAGRSGAQREEPSNSTERKQRWTEMRGVGDIGDGDVGDEKSAPGDGAGTDPEAPTGDPSFGGRDRSPRAPKDDVFTMNPALVAAEDRCAAAEAATRRAEEKIEALTEQLSDARRECEALRAALADVDPAHRLVDESND from the coding sequence ATGACGGCGACGCAGACCGTGGCGGTACCCTCCGCCCCCGGCATGAAGGCTCGTGAACCCTCGTTCACGctcgacagcgacgacgacgacggtgacaCCGTCGAGCGGGAaagcctcgacgacgacgacgacgacgacgggacgaAAGGGGCGACCGTCGATCAATTCGAGCTCGATCGGGGCATGCCCGGCCTGAGGGTcgccacgcgccgcgaggacccgCCCGCATCCGTCGAGTCCAAGCCGTTCTGGGAGCACGACTTCGCGAGCGAGTACGATTTCGCCAAGGCGCAGTACGCCaaagcggcggaggaggccgtCTCGCCCAAGGCACTCACCGCGGGTCACACCCACGCGAGTATCGGCAAGAGCGGGCTGAGGGTGGACCCGAAGGAGGCCGAGCgatggaggcgcgcggcgagggagcgcgCTCAGGTCGTCACCGAGGTGGCGGCAGCCGCGTCGAAGCGTGTGGCTGACTTTTGGGGTTCCATCGCGGGCCGATCCGGCGCGCAGCGGGAGGAACCATCGAATTCGACCGAGCGAAAGCAGCGGTGGACGGAGATGCGAGGGGTTGGGGATATTGGGGACGGGGATGTtggggacgaaaagtcggcacccggggacggtGCGGGGACGGACCCGGAAGCGCCCACCGGCGATCCCTCCTTTGGCGGCCGAGAccgatcgcctcgagcgccaaAGGACGACGTCTTCACGAtgaaccccgcgctcgtcgccgcggaggacaggtgcgccgccgcggaggctgcgacgcgacgcgcggaggagaagatAGAGGCGCTGACCGAACAgttgagcgacgcgaggagggagTGCGAGGCGTTGAGAGcagcgctcgccgacgtcgaccccgcgcaTCGTCTCGTTGACGAATCGAATGATTGA
- a CDS encoding predicted protein: MTWGFGQEYDDCLCGGVPAVWPHSPRWPTDAVAHSRVLTALELHHPELGRMFSSVSFILDNYKKQRMMDVAWVHFNHLKDKYHADGILRTIPEWVELMCVPTGWDGEPLLKSGREGPDPVQARSLKCSAYDFAAVYKDHLALAPNAYSISRRSLQRKCDYCKKPTTGECAVCGEACCSRECMLKLGRSHRSECEMVYENGGSLASLLTLFEMRDALTPDEFKAATGGFFNPIGGARGSDSREGKKGASRVAVEGWNKFCGRPGCKKDSCAMKCSKCRVIYYCGRECQTKDWKAHKRVCAQMANGKVKPSES; encoded by the coding sequence ATGACCTGGGGGTTTGGCCAGGAGTACGACGATTGTCTGTGTGGTGGCGTGCCCGCGGTGTGGCCGCACTCTCCACGATGGCCCACCGATGCCGTGGCCCATTCCAGGGTTCTCACGGCCCTCGAGCTGCACCACCCTGAACTGGGGAGGATGTTCTCGTCGGTGTCGTTCATCCTGGATAACTACAAGAAGCAGCGGATGATGGACGTGGCGTGGGTTCACTTCAACCACCTCAAAGATAAGTACCACGCCGATGGCATCCTCCGCACGATACCGGAATGGGTAGAGCTGATGTGTGTGCCGACGGGATGGGACGGTGAACCCCTGCTAAAGTCGGGGCGGGAAGGGCCGGACCCAGTACAAGCAAGGAGCTTGAAGTGCAGCGCATACGACTTTGCCGCGGTGTACAAGGACCATCTGGCTTTGGCACCCAACGCCTATAGCATCTCCCGCCGTTCGCTGCAGAGGAAGTGCGATTACTGCAAAAAACCCACCACGGGAGAGTGCGCTGTGTGCGGCGAGGCGTGCTGTTCGAGAGAGTGCATGCTGAAGCTTGGGAGAAGCCACCGAAGCGAATGTGAGATGGTGTACGAGaacggcggcagcctcgcgtccctcTTAACCTTGTTCGAGATGAGAGATGCTCTGACACCTGACGAGTTCaaagcggcgacggggggctTCTTCAATCCAatcggcggggcgcgcggatcAGACAGCCGCGAAGGGAAAAAAGGTGCGAGTCGCGTTGCTGTCGAGGGTTGGAACAAATTTTGCGGCCGCCCCGGGTGCAAGAAGGACAGCTGCGCCATGAAGTGCAGCAAGTGCAGGGTAATCTACTACTGCGGAAGGGAATGCCAAACCAAGGACTGGAAGGCGCACAAGCGGGTGTGCGCGCAAATGGCAAACGGCAAAGTCAAGCCTTCGGAAAGTTGA
- a CDS encoding predicted protein, which translates to MEPAAVESLLDEELPAHDEITRGVLPNGLRYVVLPNKVPSDRFEAHLEMHVGSVDEREDEQGLAHLVEHVTFLGSKKRDAWLGSGTRGNAYTDFHHTVFHVHSPTYNKDSIYMLPNVLDILYDVAFNPQMLETRVQKEKKAVLAEAQMMNTIEYRVDCQLLQHLHWDNNLGCRFPIGKLDQVASWDASKVRAFHDRWYFPANATLYVVGDFHADVPGVVEMIEKAFGDAAPAVEIDEATGEPTSDPPVMRQRHAVRPPVKHAYGESGVQLFQHEHLSHVSFNIFSKLPVLPLRHMGDLHRTVNQRIVLLVLQSRIQSRYAELDHEHYKRCELDHSDSAREGCTVSTVTVTCEPLHWKYALQIAVEEARRLQQCGLTPGELQRFKGAMMRDSEQLAQQAGFVPSLENLDFVMEHDALGHVVMDQVQGHEALVRLDDVIRLEGVNEVARELLGFFAEYGKGPDEKDPLGGLTTAIVACVPSTTTDAEGTEVPFTMTEEEVKEVLSADYGEIEAMEDVYVPDELLSDEEVATLMEERKPAIVSATIDEATGVHQRVLSNGVRVNYRVTNNEPGSGFLRLVIPGGRTAEPVSAGPGGIGAAAVGFRTLQEVGSIGQWTRKQVELITMQNLVMFEVEPEAEYLFLDAAFAVKGGLRTTLEIIHLLTSQPVWDGNALERVKDIYRMFELNTQRNLELLTHDKVNHAVFGDRRLMDPSREELSKLTLDGVVAAVEAQLKSGPLEVNIAGDFDPAEMDEMIVKFLGTAAPGGALTPQIDVEPLPLTPLTLKEVPAKDEQRAQRLWLRDSDERACAVLAGPGPKMWAPMRNPPLPPPPEPTGEDDDETLTAQNPFVGPDGVRYHPQDPVNASAALKQNPFAAQSIRRANPLATFVAGMLLTEVIGGRLFTTVRDALGLTYDCNFQLAFGLQNSDATTYRLVVTSTPAKIDDALDAALRVLRGFKSQRISVREVERARMTLLTRHETELKTNAYWVDLMQYTALGDVLAPAKDVSCISDLPAMYEAATVDDLYEVYAQLGLGDGEIFTCVTVAGDTDPAIARKKAEEDAAKSAAQAMANALGGAGGAGSVDPSAAAAAAMEAMRQAMAANAGFATEALKAMKGPKKDDGIDRV; encoded by the exons atggaacccgccgcggtggagtctctactcgacgaggagctccccgcgcacgacgagaTCACCCGCGGCGTGCTACCGAACGGTCTGCGGTACGTGGTGCTGCCCAACAAGGTGCCGTCGGACAGGTTCGAGGCGCACCTGGAGATGCACGTGGGGAGCgttgacgagcgcgaggacgagcagGGGCTGGCGCACTTGGTGGAGCACGTCACGTTTTTGGGATCTAAgaagcgcgacgcgtggCTCGGCagcggcacccgcgggaaCGCGTACACCGACTTTCACCACACCGTGTTCCACGTGCACTCGCCCACGTACAACAAGGACAGCATCTACATGCTTCCCAACGTGCTCGACATCCTGTACGACGTGGCGTTCAACCCGCAGATGCTCGAGACTAGGGTccagaaggagaagaaggcggtgctggcggaggcgcagaTGATGAACACCATCGAGTACCGCGTCGACTGCCAGCTGCTCCAGCACCTGCACTGGGACAATAACCTCGGGTGCAGGTTCCCCATCGGTAAGCTGGACCAGGTGGCGTCCTGGGACGCCTCGAAGGTTCGGGCCTTTCACGATCGGTGGTACTTCCCCGCCAACGCCACCCTctacgtcgtcggcgattttcacgccgacgtccccggcgtggTCGAGATGATCGAGAAGGCTTTCGGGgacgcggcacccgcggtgGAGATCGACGAGGCCACCGGCGAGCCCACGTCGGACCCGCCCGTGATGCGGCAGAGGCACGCGGTGAGGCCCCCGGTCAAGCACGCGTACGGC GAGAGCGGGGTACAGCTGTTTCAGCACGAACACCTGAGCCACGTCAGCTTTAACATCTTCAGCAAGCTCCCGGTGTTGCCCCTGCGTCACATGGGCGACCTTCACCGCACGGTGAACCAGCGCATCGTGCTGCTCGTGCTGCAGAGCCGCATCCAGAGCCGGtacgcggagctcgaccaCGAGCACTACAAGCGGTGCGAGCTGGACCACTCCGactcggcgagggagggtTGCACGGTGTCCACGGTGACGGTGACGTGCGAGCCCCTGCACTGGAAGTACGCGCTGCAGATTgccgtggaggaggcgcgacgtCTGCAGCAGTGCGGCTTAACCCCCGGCGAGCTGCAGAGGTTCAAGGGCGCCATGATGCGGGACagcgagcagctcgcgcagcAGGCCGGGTTCGTCCCCTCGCTCGAGAACCTCGACTTTGTCATGGAGCACGACGCCCTGGGCCACGTCGTGATGGACCAGGTGCAGGGccacgaggcgctcgtccgcctcgacgacgtcatccgACTCGAAGGCGTGAACGAGGttgcgcgcgagctcctgggTTTCTTCGCCGAGTACGGCAAGGGCCCGGACGAGAAGGACCCGCTGGGAGGTCTGACCACGGCGATCGTGGCGTGCGTCCCGAGCACCaccaccgacgcggagggcacCGAGGTTCCGTTTACgatgacggaggaggaggtgaaggAGGTTCTGTCCGCCGACTACGGCGAGATTGAGGCGATGGAGGACGTGTACGTGCCCGACGAGCTCCtgtccgacgaggaggtggcgacgcTCATGGAGGAGAGGAAGCCCGCGATCGTGTCAGCCACGATCGACGAGGCCACCGGCGTGCACCAGCGCGTGCTCTCCAACGGCGTGCGCGTCAACTACCGGGTCACAAACAACGAGCCCGGCAGCGGATTCCTCCGGCTGGTCATCCCGGGCGGCAGGACCGCGGAGCCGGTGAGTGCGGGTcccggcggcatcggcgccgcggcggtgggcttCAGGACCCTCCAGGAGGTTGGATCCATCGGCCAGTGGACCCGCAAGCAGGTTGAGCTGATCACCATGCAGAACCTGGTGATGTTCGAGGTTGAACCCGAGGCGGAGTACCtcttcctcgacgccgcgttcgccgtcaAGGGCGGCCTGAGGACCACCCTCGAGATCATCCACCTGCTCACCTCCCAGCCCGTCTGGGACGGCAACGCGCTGGAGAGGGTCAAGGACATCTACCGCATGTTCGAGCTCAACACCCAACGcaacctcgagctcctcaCCCATGACAAGGTGAACCACGCCGTGTTTGGCGACAGGCGACTGATGGACCCCAGCCGGGAGGAGCTCTCCAAGctcaccctcgacggcgtcgtcgccgcggtggaggcgcagCTGAAGTCCGGGCCCCTCGAGGTCAACATCGCGGGCGATTTCGAccccgcggagatggacgagaTGATTGTCAAGTtcctcggcaccgccgcgccgggcggagcGCTCACGCCGCAGATCGACGTCGAGCCCCTCCCGCTCACCCCGCTCACGCTGAAGGAGGTCCCGGCCAAGGATGAGCAGCGCGCGCAGAGGCTCTGGCTCAGAGAcagcgacgagcgcgcctgcgccgtgctcgccggTCCGGGTCCCAAGATGTGGGCGCCCATGCGAAAcccgccgctgcccccgccgcccgagccgactggcgaggacgacgacgagaccctAACCGCCCAGAACCCCTTCGTCGGTCCGGACGGGGTGCGATACCACCCCCAGGACCCGGtcaacgcgtccgcggcgctcaagcagaacccgttcgccgcgcagtCCATTCGCAGGGCCAACCCGCTCGCCACGTTCGTCGCGGGCATGCTCCTCACCGAGGTCATCGGCGGTCGCTTGTTCACcaccgtccgcgacgccctggGCCTCACGTACGACTGCAACTTCCAGCTCGCGTTTGGGCTGCAGAACAGCGACGCCACCACGTACAGGCTCGTGgtgacgtccacgccggcaAAGAttgacgacgcgctcgacgcggcgctgcgggtGCTTCGCGGGTTCAAGTCGCAGCGAATATCGGTTCGCGAGGttgagcgcgcgcggatgacgCTCCTGACGCGCCACGAGACTGAGCTCAAGACGAACGCGTACTGGGTCGACTTGATGCAGTACACCGCCCTgggcgacgtgctcgccCCCGCCAAGGATGTCAGCTGCATCAGCGACTTGCCGGCTATGTACGAGGCTGCCACCGTGGACGACCTCTACGAGGTGTACGCTCagcttggcctcggcgacggcgagatcTTCACGTGCGTCACGGTGGCGGGCGATACGGAtcccgccatcgcgaggaagaaggcggaggaggacgcggccaAGAGCGCGGCTCAGGCGATGGCGAACGCGTTGGGGGGTGCGGGTGGCGCGGGCTCGGTTGACCCtagcgccgcggctgcggcggcgatggaggcgatgCGTCAGGCGATGGCGGCCAACGCGGGGTTCGCCacggaggcgctcaaggcgatgAAGGGACCCAAGAAGGATGACGGGATCGACAGGGTTTAG
- the FBPASE_4 gene encoding Fructose-1,6-bisphosphatase (Fructose-1,6-bisphosphatase, an enzyme that catalyzes the hydrolysis of fructose-1,6-biphosphate into fructose-6-phosphate and is critical in gluconeogenesis pathway), producing the protein MRRVASSHSIDDYGEDLDSFVTLSSFILTATEVCPSLAAKGHIKKEEETDLCILLQSIATSCKYIQNCVRKLGLANLSGKNGGTTNVQGEQQMKLDVIAHDVFTRGLDESKRCTMLISEEEEEAIMCTSSPNGRYVCVFDPLDGSSNIDCCVSVGSIFGVYRANALGKGDVNDVLRPGKEMVAAGYCMYGSACTMVLTVGGNVRGFTLDPSLGEFVLTHPKIKCPPSGATYSVNEGNSRYWGGGMRRYVDHVKYHKEKPHALRYIGSMVADVHRTLLYGGTFSYPGDSKSPNGKLRLLYECFPMAYIMERAGGAASDGTQRILDVCCTGIHQRHPIHMGSEEDVEEIDRFYREAAADPDAR; encoded by the coding sequence AtgaggcgcgtcgcgagctcgcaCTCGATCGACGATTACGGCGAGGACCTGGACTCGTTCGTCACCCTCAGCAGCTTCATCCTGACCGCCACCGAGGTGTGCCCGTCGCTGGCGGCGAAGGGGCACatcaagaaggaggaggagaccgATCTGTGCATCCTGCTGCAGAGCATAGCGACGTCGTGCAAGTACATCCAGAACTGCGTCCGAAAGCTCGGTCTCGCGAACCTCAGCGGCAAGAACGGCGGCACGACGAACGTGCAGGGAGAGCAGCAGATGAAGctggacgtcatcgcgcacGACGTGTTCACGCGGGGGCTGGACGAGAGCAAGCGGTGCACGATGCTCAtcagcgaggaggaggaggaggccatcaTGTGCACGAGCTCGCCCAACGGTCGGTACGTCTGCGTCTTCGACCCGCTCGACGGCTCCTCCAACATCGACTGCTGCGTATCCGTCGGCTCCATCTTCGGCGTCTACCGAGCAAACGCGCTGGGCAAAGGCGACGTCAACGACGTCCTGAGGCCCGGGAAGGagatggtcgccgcggggtacTGCATGTACGGCAGCGCGTGCACCATGGTGCTGACCGTGGGAGGGAACGTGCGCGGGTTCACCCTCGACCCGAGCCTCGGCGAATTCGTCCTGACGCATCCCAAGATCAAGTGCCCGCCGTCCGGGGCGACGTACTCGGTGAACGAGGGCAACAGCAGGTACTGGGGCGGCGGGATGAGGCGGTACGTCGATCACGTCAAGTACCACAAGGAGAAGCCCCACGCGCTGAGATACATCGGGTCCATGGTGGCGGACGTGCACCGCACCCTCCTCTACGGCGGCACGTTCTCCTACCCGGGCGACTCCAAATCGCCAAACGGCAAGCTGAGACTCCTGTACGAGTGCTTCCCGATGGCGTACATCATGGAgagggcgggcggcgcggcgtcggacggTACGCAGCGCATACTGGACGTGTGTTGCACCGGCATACACCAGAGGCACCCCATACACATGGGCAGCGAGGAGGAtgtcgaggagatcgaccGGTTCTAccgagaggcggcggcggacccaGACGCGAGGTAG
- a CDS encoding predicted protein, giving the protein MAGLALAPMASRASKTCIKAAAIFPVAFLYHLTALASLPVQVSLATARTIAGVKGRGVDELFASFFTPRGTPGSVEDVQLIEGLRERHGAAMAAVKEQLDDSETRYKAVYEKLRESERMRLKMQNRLAHAQEDLRAARGEPASPHSPGSSFRSGKDADADYDHDKYPMYATTVLMCIALWYFYDLPDANVFDRKMAMIYAPVTWLLVIPAKHPALNKLLILFNLVFFGYLLHILVQWRRESAAISATAPSAAMTFAG; this is encoded by the exons ATGGCTggtctcgcgctcgcgccgatggcCAGCCGTGCGTCAAAGACGTGCATCaaggccgcggcgatcttccCCGTCGCCTTCCTTTACcacctcaccgcgctcgcgtccctcccggTCCAGgtgtcgctcgcgacggcgcgcacaATCGCGGGCGTCAAGGGCCGGGGAGTGGACGAGCTGTTCGCATCCTTCTTCACGCCGCGCGGTACACCCGGGTCTGTGGAGGACGTCCAGCTCATCGAGGGGCTGAGGGAGAGGCATggagccgcgatggcggcggtgaaaGAGCAGCTGGATGATAGCGAGACGCGATACAAG GCTGTGTACGAGAAACTTCGCGAGTCCGAGCGCATGCGACTCAAGATGCAGAACAGGCTGGCGCACGCGCAGGAGGACCTCCGGGCCGCCAGGGGCGAACCCGCGAGCCCGCACTCGCCGGGCTCTTCGTTCCGGAGCGGTaaggatgccgacgccgactACGATCACGACAAGTATCCCATGTACGCGACGACTGTCCTGATGTGCATCGCGCTGTGGTACTTCTACGATTTGCCGGATGCCAACGTGTTCGACCGCAAGATGGCGATGATCTATGCTCCCGTCACCTGGCTGCTGGTCATACCAGCCAAGCACCCGGCGCTGAACAAACTTTTGATCCTCTTCAACCTGGTGTTCTTCGGGTATCTCCTGCACATTCTGGTGCAGTGGAGGAGGGAGTCGGCTGCGATAAGCGCTACGGCTCCCTCGGCCGCGATGACGTTCGCGGGGTGA
- a CDS encoding predicted protein: MLSFLFRVYTFFLGFLYPAYASYKAIESDAKNDDTQWLTYWVVYSVLMIAESFADYSVFWIPGYRFAKCGFIFWLASPRFKGALMLYDKCIRETLKKAEPIIDSVSAQLAKGDLSAVQKELAPATELLQKYGSEAFEKGMTAAAGAAKLAQEELAKANANAPKKD; the protein is encoded by the exons ATGTTGAGTTTCCTCTTCAGGGTCTACACCTTCTTCCTGGGCTTCCTCTACCCTGC GTACGCCTCGTACAAGGCGATCGAGAGCGATGCCAAGAACGACGACACCCAGTGGCTCACCTACTGGGTCGTGTACTCCGTGCTCATGATCGCCGAGTCCTTCGCGGACTACAGCGTGTTTTGGATCCCGGGCTACCGCTTCGCCAAGTGCGGCTTCATCTTCTGGCTCGCCTCCCCTCGCTTCAAGGGCGCTCTCATGCTCTACGACAAGTGCATCCGCGAGACTCTCAAGAAGGCTGAGCCCATCATCGACTCCGTCTCCGCCCAGCTCGCCAAGGGCGACCTCTCTGCGGTGcagaaggagctcgcgccggcgacggagctcCTCCAGAAGTACGGTTCGGAGGCGTTCGAGAAAGGGAtgacggccgccgcgggtgccgccaAGCTGGCGCAGGAAGAGCTCGCGAAGGCCAACGCCAACGCGCCCAAGAAGGATTAA
- a CDS encoding predicted protein, with product MAGRARTGICTGTPSSHGRRLAVRVRASEESDTATEVAPKVVDAPPKSKPGVGKPPINPLFLAAGDFAAAVLITLVARGVAGEDVISAGTVAAIPPFVVGWVGAGYLAGDYDADSPNAALWGDAPRAMTTGALTWFSGSAFAILLRNAEGSMMLQAPVINEQVEFAGALGLICAFRAAVAIAKPGASDKI from the coding sequence atGGCCGGCCGTGCGCGCACCGGGATCTGCACCGGAACCCCGTCGAGCCACGGCAggcgcctcgccgtccgcgtccgcgcctccgAGGAGTCGGACACCGCGACCGAGGTCGCACCCAAGGTCGTGGACGCTCCCCCCAAGTCCAagcccggcgtcggcaaGCCCCCGATCAACCcgctcttcctcgccgctggcgatttcgccgcggcggtgctcatcacgctcgtcgcgcgcggcgttgccggcgaggacgtcatcTCCGCGGGTACCGTCGCGGCCATTCCCCCGTTCGTGGTGGGCTGGGTCGGTGCCGGGTACCTCGCGGGTGACTACGATGCGGATTCgcccaacgcggcgctgtggggtgacgcgccgcgcgcgatgaccaCCGGAGCGCTGACTTGGTTCTCCGGCTCGGCGTTTGCCATCCTACTTCGCAACGCGGAGGGGTCCATGATGCTTCAGGCGCCCGTCATCAACGAGCAGGTGGAGTTCGCGGGTGCGCTCGGGCTCATCTGTGCcttccgcgcggcggtcgccatcgccaagCCCGGCGCCTCGGACAAGATCTGA
- a CDS encoding predicted protein, with protein sequence MDDEIDFGDILPAPGGAANDHDDVLGAPEYHADPPSEERDPGGDRDGAAPKRVLVKIARRVGDDRSRAPSRDRGDRGSGGKKTVRVVVRRDRRSRSRSPPPSSGSRRLEERLEVPPKGKGKRPRDDGPASKEKRQKMELANAFCLICGAIGSHYTEGCPDRTHKERGKCMICGEAHAIRDCPQKKESIKEKRKMSREDRSHRKEEDGEEGEVPKHSTDVVEKNHRGAFCALCGAIDSHHIEKCPDRTHKKEPGKCMICGEAHALRDCPQKKVNPNKKEGRAHPRKRERSGKRIVSEKTSGGTKQERSPSPSPDGESKKGGRYAAYLEGGDRARSPDNKPAGWARGGDDGEVVVLDE encoded by the coding sequence atggacgacgagatcgacTTCGGCGACatcctccccgcccccggcggtgCCGCGaacgaccacgacgacgtgctcggcGCCCCGGAGTACCACGCGGACCCACCGTCCGAGGAACGAGATCCGgggggcgatcgcgacggggcggccCCCAAACGCGTGTTGGTGAAgatcgctcgccgcgtcggcgacgaccggaGCCGCGCACCGTCCAGGGATAGGGGCGACCGCGGTTCCGGGGGAAAGAAGACAGTCAGGGTGGTGGTGCGCAGGGATCGGAGGAGCAGGAGCCGCTCTCCGCCACCCTCATCGGGCAGCAGAAGGCTCGAGGAAAGGCTCGAGGTGCCGCCAAAGGGCAAGGGGAAGAGACCGAGGGACGATGGCCCGGCGAGTAAGGAGAAACGCCAAAAAATGGAGCTCGCGAATGCCTTCTGCTTAATCTgcggcgcgatcggctcGCACTACACGGAGGGCTGCCCCGACAGGACGCACAAGGAGCGTGGCAAGTGCATGATCTGCGGCGAGGCTCACGCTATCAGGGATTGCCCTCAGAAGAAGGAGAGTATAAAGGAGAAAAGAAAGATGAGTAGGGAGGATAGGAGTCATCGGAAAgaggaggatggggaggagggcgaggttcCGAAGCACTCGACCGACGTTGTCGAGAAGAATCACCGAGGAGCTTTCTGCGCCCTTTGCGGCGCGATCGACTCGCACCACATCGAGAAATGCCCAGACAGGACGCACAAGAAGGAGCCTGGCAAGTGCATGATCTGCGGCGAGGCTCACGCTCTCAGGGATTGCCCACAGAAGAAGGTCAACCCCAACAAGAAGGAAGGGAGAGCCCACCCCAGGAAGAGGGAGAGATCGGGGAAAAGGATTGTATCGGAGAAAACGAGCGGTGGAACGAAGCAAGAGCGAAGCCCGTCCCCGAGCCCCGACGGTGAGAGCAAGAAGGGAGGGAGATATGCGGCGTACCTGGAAGGTGGCGATCGCGCTCGGTCGCCGGATAACAAGCCGGCGGGCtgggctcgcggcggggacgacggcgaagttGTTGTATTGGATGAATGA
- a CDS encoding predicted protein — protein MQAITASSSIARARFAAPHKAERASVSRPAATGGGVAARRVGSNQSSIALQATATAALSAISAPTAAFAAAMSPLQPIADVAGDVFAETGIGPALCVAGTLWVGYIVFTGTRTIKALKEELTEMGYDVEEFNRIGELKAIKRAVEDGTVDSIFDKVWYSRAAMAAGSGSIVDVQKVQAYWKGKGITVKTLADLDKVTAYMIKKYGKDEKMGMM, from the coding sequence ATGCAGGCAatcaccgcctcgtcgtcaatcgcgcgcgcgcgcttcgcagCGCCTCACAAGGCTGAgcgcgcctccgtctcccGCCCTGCCGCgaccggcggtggcgtcgctgCGCGTCGTGTCGGCAGCAATCAGTCATCCATCGCGCTCCAGGCCACAGCCACTGCCGCTCTCTCCGCGATCTCCgccccgaccgcggcgttcgcggctgCCATGTCGCCCCTTCAGCCCATCGCGGAtgtcgccggggacgtcTTCGCCGAGACCGGCATCGGCCCCGCGCTCTGCGTCGCGGGTACCCTCTGGGTCGGGTACATCGTCTTCACCGGCACGAGGACCATCAAGGCGCTGAAGGAGGAGCTGACCGAGATGGGGTACGACGTGGAGGAGTTCAACAGGATcggcgagctcaaggcgatcaagcgcgcggtggaagACGGCACCGTGGACTCGATCTTCGACAAGGTGTGgtactcgcgcgcggcgatggcggcgggcAGCGGCTCCATCGTTGACGTGCAGAAGGTTCAGGCGTACTGGAAGGGCAAGGGGATCACCGTCAAGACCCTCGCTGACCTGGACAAGGTGACCGCGTACATGATCAAGAAGTACGGAAAGGACGAGAAGATGGGGATGATGTAA